In Coleofasciculus chthonoplastes PCC 7420, the sequence CATCCCAGCCGAACAATTCCGAGACTTAATCCACCAGTATCCAGAAATATCCCAAGCCTTCTCACCACAACTAGCCCAAGACTTGGCACACCTGTCGTCTCAACTCAAGGTTGAACAAGAACGCCAAGTGACGCTGCGCCCCTATTTAGTCAACAAAGCCAAACGGGGAATTATTGGTAGAAGCCGTTATGCGGTGCGATTACGCCAGCAAATCAAACAAGCCGCCGATACTCGCCAGTCTGTACTCATTTTCGGTGAACCGGGACTGGAAAAAGACAACACCGCCGCGCTGATTCACTTTGGTTCAGCCTATCGCCGCGAACCTGTGATTAAAATCGATTGTAGTAAAGTGCAAGCCAGTGGTGCGGAACTGTTTGGGCGGGAAGGGGGCAAACCGGGACTCATTGATTCCCTGAACACAGGGACGTTGATTCTCAATAATGTGGATGAATTGCCCCAGGATTTAATGCCTCAACTGGCAACTCTCTTAGAAACCGGAACCTATCAACAGGTTCGCCGTTCCCTAGAACAATCGACCCAGGTGAAACAGTGCAGCGCCCGGATTATTATGATTACCGAAACGGCGCTCCCCACCATTAACCCTCTGGTTGGGCAAGTGATTAAAGTTCCGCCACTACGGGTGAGAAAAACGGATATTAGCGACCAGATGAACTATTACATTAGTCTCTTATGTCGCGCTAAAGGAATTAATAAACCCAAAATTACACCCGAAGCCCTACGTCAGTTACAAGCCTATGATTTTCCCGGTAATCTCAGGGAATTAAAAAACTTAGTGGAACGGGCGCTGGTTCAATCGGACTCTGGCAAAGAACTCACGGAAGAACTGTTGTGGCCCTCCCAGAGTAAGAAAAAACAATTCCGCTTTAATCTCTTAAATGCCTATCCCCAACTGCGGCGATTTTTACGAAGTGATTGGTGGCCCGATCGCATTAACTATGGATTTACCTTAAGCTTGTTTGCCCTAGTCGTAATCATGGGCTTCATCGGTCCGCAAACCCGTGAGGAAAACTTCACCTTAAATCTCTTTTGGGCATGGTGGTGGCCCCTCATCTTGATTGGCTTTCCCTTTGTGGGACGCCTCTGGTGTGCGGTGTGTCCGTTTATGATTTATGGAGAAGTGACCCAAAAATTATCCCTGTGGCTATTTCCGCGTCAGTTAAAACCGTGGTCACGACAATTAGCGGAAACCTGGGGCGGTTGGTTTTTGTTTGGCTTATTTGCCCTAATTTTCTTATGGGAAGAACTCTGGGATTTAGAAAATACGGCGTATCTTTCTGCTTGTTTACTCTTATTAATTACGGCGGGAGCGATGATTTTCTCGGCAATTTTCGAGCGTCGCTTTTGGTGTCGCTATTTGTGTCCCATTGGCGGGATGAATGGTTTATTTGCCAAGTTGTCGATGACGGAGTTAAGGGCGCAGCAGGGAACCTGTTCAGCCGAATGTAGCACCTATCAATGTTATAAGGGTGGACCCCAGAAAGGGGAAGGAATGGAAACCAATGGCTGTCCATTATATTCCCATCCCGCCCAGTTACAAGATAATCGGGATTGTGTTTTATGCATGACGTGTTTAAAAGCCTGTCCACACCGTTCTGTGGAGGTAAATTTGCGCCCGCCAGGGATTGAGTTGTGGACAACTCATATTCCTCGTAGTTATGAGGTGGCGTTATTGTTGTTGTTGTTAGGCGGTGTGTTTTTGCATCGCTTACCGGAGTTAAATCAGCAACTGAATTTACACCTAGATTTGAGTCAATTTGTCACACACGCTTGGTTTTCGTTGGCGGTTTTGAGTCTCCCGGCGTTGATTCCTTTAATTGCTTATGGTGGAATTCAATTAACTTACCGACTGATTCAGACGCTCAATTTAACGATACCTAATCCCAAGCCGCGATCGCTGATTGAATTGGCGTATGGATATTTACCGTTGGTATTGGCGGCGAATCTGGCGCACCATTTACGGTTGGGGTTGACGGAAGCAGGGCGGATTTTGCCTGTAACCTTTGCCACTTTTGGGTTAAGTGGTGAGGGATTACCCGTGTTTGTAGCGCATCCGGCGGTGATTGCGTTTTTACAGGGAGTGACGTTGATTGCAGGTGTACTGCTGAGTATGGTTCTGACGCAGAAAATTGCCAGCCAGCCTGTGCGATCGCTCCTGACGCAACATTTAGGGATAGTCGCTTTGGGGATAAGCCTTTGGGCGATTATTGTTCGGTAGTCTTTTGTCCTTTGTCATTCGTCAAGCACCCCTGAACCTGTAGAGACGCGCCATGGCGCGTCTCTACAATTTTGAAGATAAATTTTTACCATAAATAAATTCATTTGTCAAAACAATAGCAATAGGTTTTCGGGAATAAACCTTACGTAGGGTAACTAGCGAAACCTCTATCTCCTTCCTTGGTTTTCCTGGGGGATTGGGGAGAAGTTTGCTATTTATTCTTTATTCCGGAATCGCCATGAAGCACAGTGACTGGTTGCGCCTAACCAAAGAAGGTGAACGTCTTTGTTCAGTTCTCAGACAGCAGGGGTATCAATGTCAAAAACAACCTCGCCGTCTGGCTTGGAACGTCACTAAAGCAGAAGATTCTCATACATTGACCTATTTACCCGCGCCGATAGCCAGTTGGACAGTTCTACCCAATCAGGAAACTCCCGCCCGAAAACAACTGATGTTATTGGTGCGTAACGCGCTCAAACAGGAACGGTTAGAGACACTGACTCGCCAGTCGGACATTCAAAAACCGTTAGACTTAACCCGTCCTTGGGTCATTATCCGCTTATTGAATGATGCGCGTCACTATACGGTAGCCCGATTTTACAACCGTCAAGACGCTGAAGATCACAAACGTGTACTCCGTCGCTTTATGCGTGGGGCTGAATTTGAGGTGATTTTTGACCCTGGCGATGAGTGACGCTATTCGTCATTTGTCATTTGTCATTGGTAGTGGGAGCATCTTGCTCCCTGGAATACTCTATGACTTGCTCCCTGGAATACTCTATGACTTGCTCCCTGGAATACTCTATGAAAACGCTACAGATTATATAGAGAGCGAGTCAAAGACGATTGATTTGACGTGA encodes:
- a CDS encoding sigma 54-interacting transcriptional regulator, whose product is MTYLDLVTWLRERTAFSILSDEILQAIAPRMEALAVNAQERLVIEDTPVDYLYILQQGRIEGYRTNQLGSIWGVSWLPGAVIHLQELLLNQSAQRTIVTRSDSHLWRIPAEQFRDLIHQYPEISQAFSPQLAQDLAHLSSQLKVEQERQVTLRPYLVNKAKRGIIGRSRYAVRLRQQIKQAADTRQSVLIFGEPGLEKDNTAALIHFGSAYRREPVIKIDCSKVQASGAELFGREGGKPGLIDSLNTGTLILNNVDELPQDLMPQLATLLETGTYQQVRRSLEQSTQVKQCSARIIMITETALPTINPLVGQVIKVPPLRVRKTDISDQMNYYISLLCRAKGINKPKITPEALRQLQAYDFPGNLRELKNLVERALVQSDSGKELTEELLWPSQSKKKQFRFNLLNAYPQLRRFLRSDWWPDRINYGFTLSLFALVVIMGFIGPQTREENFTLNLFWAWWWPLILIGFPFVGRLWCAVCPFMIYGEVTQKLSLWLFPRQLKPWSRQLAETWGGWFLFGLFALIFLWEELWDLENTAYLSACLLLLITAGAMIFSAIFERRFWCRYLCPIGGMNGLFAKLSMTELRAQQGTCSAECSTYQCYKGGPQKGEGMETNGCPLYSHPAQLQDNRDCVLCMTCLKACPHRSVEVNLRPPGIELWTTHIPRSYEVALLLLLLGGVFLHRLPELNQQLNLHLDLSQFVTHAWFSLAVLSLPALIPLIAYGGIQLTYRLIQTLNLTIPNPKPRSLIELAYGYLPLVLAANLAHHLRLGLTEAGRILPVTFATFGLSGEGLPVFVAHPAVIAFLQGVTLIAGVLLSMVLTQKIASQPVRSLLTQHLGIVALGISLWAIIVR